One window of Bacillus alkalicellulosilyticus genomic DNA carries:
- a CDS encoding spore coat protein, with the protein MAHILQNIAGMKGMTDQVIATDFLISAKSAVRNLSFALTDAATPEVREALRQQLNDSIEIHENISQYMMKKSYYHPNNISEQLKVDLQASHTALTLS; encoded by the coding sequence ATGGCCCATATTCTACAAAACATAGCTGGGATGAAAGGCATGACAGACCAAGTTATCGCTACAGACTTTCTCATTTCTGCTAAATCTGCTGTCAGAAATCTTTCCTTTGCTTTAACCGATGCTGCCACTCCAGAGGTAAGGGAAGCTTTACGTCAACAGTTGAACGATTCGATTGAAATTCACGAAAATATAAGTCAATATATGATGAAAAAAAGCTATTACCATCCAAATAATATAAGTGAACAGCTAAAAGTCGACCTACAAGCATCACATACCGCACTTACTCTTTCTTAA
- the sda gene encoding sporulation histidine kinase inhibitor Sda codes for MRRLSDSQLIKAYLLACHGKLDEDFITLLKNEIDRRQLVT; via the coding sequence ATGAGACGATTATCTGATAGCCAATTGATAAAAGCCTACTTACTCGCATGTCATGGAAAGTTGGACGAGGATTTCATTACCCTTCTCAAAAACGAAATTGATAGAAGGCAATTAGTAACCTAA
- a CDS encoding DUF3995 domain-containing protein produces MMDVFVWLAILLLVLLSGIHVYWTFGGTWGVNGAVPRKVNSDAPAFVPRKAETIVVALLLLAGAGLLFVQANYTSVMAQNALTQRGSIIVGIVFILRTIGDFKYMGLFKKVKGSTFATNDTLIYNPLCLFLGIIFILV; encoded by the coding sequence ATGATGGATGTATTTGTTTGGTTAGCAATCTTACTGTTAGTACTTCTAAGTGGCATTCACGTTTATTGGACATTCGGAGGGACATGGGGAGTAAATGGAGCCGTTCCGAGGAAAGTAAATAGCGATGCTCCCGCTTTTGTACCGAGAAAAGCAGAAACCATTGTAGTTGCGTTGCTCCTGTTGGCAGGAGCTGGACTCCTTTTTGTTCAGGCCAATTACACTTCTGTTATGGCTCAAAATGCTTTAACACAACGGGGCTCGATTATCGTTGGTATCGTCTTCATTCTTCGAACAATTGGTGATTTCAAGTATATGGGCCTTTTTAAAAAAGTCAAAGGCTCAACATTTGCCACCAACGACACACTAATATACAACCCGCTCTGTTTATTCTTAGGAATTATCTTTATCCTCGTTTAA
- a CDS encoding GGDEF domain-containing protein, giving the protein MKLLDPFITPSIPIEKQKLLLNQLFKENITRCKLFAKIVILFETVLIVMNVAMNYAEQKRFVADDPYLWMYIFLCSMAILLLLYIKLFNKTKDSSQTIKTRYRFGLLGFVMVFLLWGVAVSLLDQKNYGHVMVLAINLMCVSILFRASNKSILTLYSVPLLIFMVALPYFQPSPTVVTGHYINLAVFVFFCWIASRMLYTSYTTNFYNQLLLKESNERLAIKIKENEKMNQMLEEANKQLQRITVLDELTKIPNRRGFQQYIKDALQTQERKVAILMIDIDEFKPFNDNYGHLEGDYILETVAQKINEYIDLETIYVARFGGEEFIVTILDASETEVERFAEEIRRAICELEIPHYYSSVSSYLTISIGFADGIASTEEDIERILQEADNALYKAKEYGRNQVVKGLRYSEMV; this is encoded by the coding sequence ATGAAACTCCTTGACCCGTTTATTACCCCATCCATTCCTATTGAAAAACAAAAATTATTATTGAACCAACTTTTTAAAGAAAATATAACTCGATGTAAGTTATTTGCTAAAATTGTGATTTTGTTTGAAACCGTCCTCATTGTAATGAATGTGGCTATGAATTATGCAGAGCAAAAACGATTCGTTGCAGACGATCCCTATTTGTGGATGTATATTTTTTTATGTAGCATGGCTATCTTATTATTGTTGTATATTAAATTATTTAATAAAACGAAAGATTCTTCTCAAACCATTAAGACCCGATATCGCTTCGGTTTATTAGGTTTTGTTATGGTTTTTTTGCTATGGGGAGTGGCGGTCTCATTACTAGACCAAAAAAACTATGGGCATGTGATGGTTCTAGCTATTAATTTGATGTGTGTATCGATTTTGTTTCGGGCTTCAAATAAATCAATTTTAACATTATATAGTGTTCCTCTCCTTATTTTTATGGTTGCGTTACCTTATTTTCAACCTTCTCCCACTGTTGTGACGGGTCATTATATTAATTTAGCTGTTTTTGTCTTCTTTTGTTGGATTGCTTCTCGAATGTTATATACAAGTTATACAACTAACTTTTATAATCAGTTACTATTAAAGGAATCTAATGAAAGATTAGCGATAAAAATTAAAGAAAACGAAAAAATGAATCAAATGCTTGAGGAAGCAAATAAGCAGTTACAACGAATTACAGTCTTAGATGAACTCACGAAAATTCCTAATCGTCGAGGGTTTCAACAATATATAAAGGATGCGTTACAAACTCAAGAGCGAAAAGTGGCGATACTCATGATTGATATTGATGAGTTTAAACCATTTAATGATAATTATGGGCATCTTGAAGGAGATTACATTCTTGAAACGGTGGCACAAAAAATTAATGAATACATTGACTTGGAAACAATCTATGTTGCGAGATTTGGTGGCGAAGAATTCATTGTCACTATACTTGATGCTTCAGAAACTGAAGTGGAGAGATTTGCTGAGGAAATTAGAAGAGCAATATGTGAGTTGGAAATCCCACATTACTACTCTTCAGTTTCTAGTTATTTGACGATTAGCATAGGATTTGCTGATGGTATAGCGTCAACCGAAGAAGATATCGAGCGAATACTCCAAGAAGCAGATAATGCCCTCTACAAGGCAAAGGAATATGGTCGAAACCAAGTGGTAAAAGGTTTACGTTATAGTGAGATGGTGTAA